One window from the genome of Numida meleagris isolate 19003 breed g44 Domestic line chromosome 24, NumMel1.0, whole genome shotgun sequence encodes:
- the CHTOP gene encoding chromatin target of PRMT1 protein isoform X1 → MAAQSAPKVVLKSTTKMSLNERFTNMLKNKQPMPVNIRATMQQQQQLASARNRRLAQQMENRPSVQAALKLKQKSLKQRLGKSNIQARLGRPAGPLARGAMGGRGLAMGQRGLPRGAMRGGRGARALLRGGLPLRGQGLLRGGRGMSPRMGLRRGGLRGRGGPGRGAMGRGAMGRGGLGGRGRGMAGRGRGGFGGRGRGRGRGRGSARPALTKEQLDNQLDAYMSKTKGHLDAELDAYMAQTDPETND, encoded by the exons ATGGCTGCACAGTCAGCACCGAAGGTTGTGCTAAAGAGCACCACCAAGATGTCTCTGAACGAGCG CTTCACTAACATGCTGAAGAACAAACAGCCGATGCCAGTGAATATTCGGGCtaccatgcagcagcagcagcagctagcCAGTGCCAGAAACAGAAGACTGGCCCAGCAGATGGAGAACAGACCTTCTGTGCAGGCTGCTCTGAAGCTCAAGCAG AAGAGCTTGAAGCAGCGCCTCGGTAAAAGTAACATCCAGGCACGGCTGGGCCGCCCTGCAGGGCCCCTTGCTCGCGGAGCCATGGGAGGAAGAGGACTCGCCATGGGGCAGAGAGGTTTGCCACGAGGAGCCATGCGTGGGGGCCGGGGAGCCAGGGCTCTGCTGAGAGGAGGGCTCCCGCTGCGAG GTCAGGGCCTGCTGCGGGGAGGCCGAGGCATGTCCCCCAGGATGGGGCTGAGAAGAggcgggctgcggggccgcgggggCCCGGGCAGAGGAGCCATGGGCCGTGGAGCCATGGGGCGTGGAGGACTCGGCGGCAGAG GTCGCGGCATGGCGGGCCGGGGCAGAGGGGGCTTTGGAGGTCGCGGCAGAGGACGAGGGCGAGGAAGAGGATCGGCACGGCCCGCGCTGACCAAGGAGCAGCTGGACAACCAGTTAGACGCGTACATGTCTAAAACAAAAGGACACCTGGACGCCGAGCTGGATGCCTACATGGCTCAGACAGACCCGGAAACGAACGACTGA
- the S100A13 gene encoding protein S100-A13 isoform X2, which produces MAAAELTPVETAIETIVTVFVSHAGKEGRTGTLTAAAFQELLRLQLPNVMKDFPSLEEQMRALDASADQELTFDEFWRLMGELAQALMKDREGRKK; this is translated from the exons aTGGCCGCGGCCGAGCTGACCCCGGTGGAGACGGCCATTGAGACCATTGTCACTGTGTTCGTGTCCCACGCGGGGAAGGAGGGTCGGACGGGGACGCTGACGGCCGCCGCGTTCCAGGAGCTGCTCCGGCTGCAGCTGCCCAACGTGATGAAG GATTTCCCCTCCCTGGAGGAGCAGATGCGGGCGCTGGATGCGAGCGCTGACCAGGAGCTGACGTTTGATGAGTTCTGGCGGCTGATGGGCGAGCTGGCCCAGGCCCTGATGAAggacagggaggggaggaagaagtga
- the S100A1 gene encoding protein S100-A1 isoform X1, whose translation MRCRVHGSGPSHRSGNTRANPAPRKAWGLIKVGQSPSKCAQSSAQRWELYGYHLAPTTHPCQGLQGSGLFLRPGQSRSSCAGDVVPGPGSPGRGGRILPTTEKGTGVPPPPAPAQTLPPGAMASQLEGAMETLINVFHHYSGKEGDKYKLSKKELKELLQSELGCFLETQKDTGAVEKIMQDLDENGDGEVDFQEYVVLVAALTVACNTFFWENA comes from the exons ATGCGATGTCGGGTTCATGGCTCCGGCCCGTCCCACCGCTCAGGGAACACCCGAGCAAACCCTGCTCCCAGGAAGGCCTGGGGTTTGATAAAAGTGGGGCAGAGCCCAAGCAAATGCgcccagagctcagcacagcgATGGGAGCTGTACGGCTACCACCTGGCTCCCACCACACACCCGTGCCAAGGGCTGCAGGGATCGGGGTTATTTTTACGCCCCGGGCAGTCCcgcagcagctgtgcaggcgACGTGGTGCCAGGGCCAGGCAGTCCCGGAAGGGGGGGCCGCATCCTGCCCACCACCGAGAAGGGGACGGGGGTGCCACCGCCACCAGCTCCCGCACAGACACTGCCAC CCGGGGCCATGGCGTCGCAGCTGGAAGGGGCCATGGAGACGCTCATCAATGTCTTCCATCACTACTCGGGCAAAGAGGGGGACAAGTACAAGCTGAGCAagaaggagctgaaggagctgctgcagagcgaGCTGGGCTGCTTCCTGGAG ACCCAGAAGGACACAGGGGCTGTGGAGAAGATCATGCAGGACCTGGACGAGAACGGCGACGGGGAGGTGGACTTCCAGGAGTACGTGGTTCTGGTGGCTGCCCTCACCGTGGCCTGCAACACCTTCTTCTGGGAGAACGCCTGA
- the S100A14 gene encoding protein S100-A14 isoform X2 produces MPGVRGACCPVSGVRCTVPGAWYPVPGAWHPVLGAWYPVPSAWYSVHGAWFLVHGTQCMVRGSWCSVHCTQCMVRGSWCSVHGTQCMVRGSWCMVPNAWHILPGAQCMVPGAQCMVLGARCVVPGAWCMVPNAWCVVPGAQCMVPGAQLWYPVQGARSPVPVPTRRCVAVPDGERSVWLRRRRFPAPRWPGARLPNEPPCTTPRWELPLTPPWYKTPQQRSARTAGTALAAAPHNPPEQRDCRPPRSSMGQCNCRKKRKDSQELTDVERAIETVINQFHCYAVKGQKEYLTPNEMRELVVQKLPHLGKCVGPLDEKIECMGDPDEAKLEFGEYWDMMGDAAKGCRRK; encoded by the exons ATGCCCGGTGTGCGCGGTGCCTGCTGCCCAGTGAGTGGTGTCCGGTGCACAGTGCCCGGTGCGTGGTACCCAGTGCCCGGTGCATGGCACCCAGTGCTCGGTGCATGGTACCCAGTGCCCAGTGCATGGTACTCGGTGCATGGTGCGTGGTTCCTGGTGCATGGTACTCAATGCATGGTGCGTGGTTCCTGGTGCTCAGTGCATTGTACCCAATGCATGGTGCGTGGTTCCTGGTGCTCAGTGCATGGTACCCAATGCATGGTGCGTGGTTCCTGGTGCATGGTACCCAATGCATGGCACATATTACCCGGTGCTCAGTGCATGGTACCTGGTGCTCAGTGCATGGTACTCGGTGCAAGGTGCGTGGTTCCCGGTGCATGGTGCATGGTACCCAATGCATGGTGCGTGGTTCCCGGTGCTCAGTGCATGGTACCAGGTGCTCAGTTATGGTACCCGGTGCAAGGTGCGCGGTCCCCCGTGCCCGTTCCCACGCGGCGCTGCGTGGCCGTGCCGGATGGGGAGCGCTCGGTGTGGCTGCGCAGGAGGCGTTTCCCAGCCCCACGCTGGCCAGGGGCCAGGCTCCCAAATGAGCCTCCTTGCACCACACCGCGCTGGGAGCTCCCACTCACACCTCCCTGGTATAAAACCCCGCAGCAGCGCAGCGCGCGCACAGCCGGGACAGCCCTCGCAGCAG CGCCCCACAACCCCCCCGAGCAGAGGGACTGCAGACCCCCCAGGAGCAGCATGGGCCAGTGCAACTGCCGCAAGAAGCGCAAG GACAGCCAGGAGCTCACCGACGTGGAGCGCGCCATCGAGACCGTCATCAACCAGTTCCACTGCTACGCTGTGAAAGGGCAGAAGGAGTACCTGACCCCCAACGAGATGCGGGAGCTGGTGGTGCAGAAGCTGCCCCACTTGGGGAAG TGCGTTGGACCCCTGGATGAGAAGATCGAGTGCATGGGAGACCCCGACGAGGCCAAGCTGGAATTTGGGGAGTACTGGGACATGATGGGGGATGCGGccaagggctgcaggaggaagtaG
- the S100A13 gene encoding protein S100-A13 isoform X1 encodes MKGTEGTAFPSHTCPHSPRSKAEPGEHWGGAHTLHSVMIRVIQCSESALGPHSPIPCSHCTVLSVHGALRHAGRGREAAAGRCPYICPQRETRRETPHGGEGPCAALHRCKTPWGLRPSGEGRTGTLTAAAFQELLRLQLPNVMKDFPSLEEQMRALDASADQELTFDEFWRLMGELAQALMKDREGRKK; translated from the exons ATGaaggggacagaggggacagcGTTCCCATCCCATACGTGTCCCCATTCCCCTAGGAGCAAAGCAGAGCCCGGGGAGCACTGGGGGGGGGCACACACCTTGCACTCTGTGATGATCCGGGTGATCCAGTGCAGTGAGTCTGCCCTgggaccccacagccccatcccgTGTTCACACTGCACGGTGCTGTCTGTGCACGGAGCGCTGCGCCATGCGGGGAGGGGACGGGAAGCTGCTGCCGGGCGGTGTCCGTACATCTGTCCGCAACGGGAAACCCGACGGGAAACCCCGCACGGCGGTGAGGGACCGTGCGCTGCACTCCACCGCTGTAAGACCCCGTGGGGGCTGCGGCCGAGCGGG GAGGGTCGGACGGGGACGCTGACGGCCGCCGCGTTCCAGGAGCTGCTCCGGCTGCAGCTGCCCAACGTGATGAAG GATTTCCCCTCCCTGGAGGAGCAGATGCGGGCGCTGGATGCGAGCGCTGACCAGGAGCTGACGTTTGATGAGTTCTGGCGGCTGATGGGCGAGCTGGCCCAGGCCCTGATGAAggacagggaggggaggaagaagtga
- the CHTOP gene encoding chromatin target of PRMT1 protein isoform X2, protein MAAQSAPKVVLKSTTKMSLNERFTNMLKNKQPMPVNIRATMQQQQQLASARNRRLAQQMENRPSVQAALKLKQSLKQRLGKSNIQARLGRPAGPLARGAMGGRGLAMGQRGLPRGAMRGGRGARALLRGGLPLRGQGLLRGGRGMSPRMGLRRGGLRGRGGPGRGAMGRGAMGRGGLGGRGRGMAGRGRGGFGGRGRGRGRGRGSARPALTKEQLDNQLDAYMSKTKGHLDAELDAYMAQTDPETND, encoded by the exons ATGGCTGCACAGTCAGCACCGAAGGTTGTGCTAAAGAGCACCACCAAGATGTCTCTGAACGAGCG CTTCACTAACATGCTGAAGAACAAACAGCCGATGCCAGTGAATATTCGGGCtaccatgcagcagcagcagcagctagcCAGTGCCAGAAACAGAAGACTGGCCCAGCAGATGGAGAACAGACCTTCTGTGCAGGCTGCTCTGAAGCTCAAGCAG AGCTTGAAGCAGCGCCTCGGTAAAAGTAACATCCAGGCACGGCTGGGCCGCCCTGCAGGGCCCCTTGCTCGCGGAGCCATGGGAGGAAGAGGACTCGCCATGGGGCAGAGAGGTTTGCCACGAGGAGCCATGCGTGGGGGCCGGGGAGCCAGGGCTCTGCTGAGAGGAGGGCTCCCGCTGCGAG GTCAGGGCCTGCTGCGGGGAGGCCGAGGCATGTCCCCCAGGATGGGGCTGAGAAGAggcgggctgcggggccgcgggggCCCGGGCAGAGGAGCCATGGGCCGTGGAGCCATGGGGCGTGGAGGACTCGGCGGCAGAG GTCGCGGCATGGCGGGCCGGGGCAGAGGGGGCTTTGGAGGTCGCGGCAGAGGACGAGGGCGAGGAAGAGGATCGGCACGGCCCGCGCTGACCAAGGAGCAGCTGGACAACCAGTTAGACGCGTACATGTCTAAAACAAAAGGACACCTGGACGCCGAGCTGGATGCCTACATGGCTCAGACAGACCCGGAAACGAACGACTGA
- the S100A14 gene encoding protein S100-A14 isoform X1, protein MPGVRGACCPVSGVRCTVPGAWYPVPGAWHPVLGAWYPVPSAWYSVHGAWFLVHGTQCMVRGSWCSVHCTQCMVRGSWCSVHGTQCMVRGSWCMVPNAWHILPGAQCMVPGAQCMVLGARCVVPGAWCMVPNAWCVVPGAQCMVPGAQLWYPVQGARSPVPVPTRRCVAVPDGERSVWLRRRRFPAPRWPGARLPNEPPCTTPRWELPLTPPWYKTPQQRSARTAGTALAAGKWPGPSGGFPHAQGSSTPPLPRSALPRLAGTLPPPGRVPAARRIPGRLPRPDAEGGERSPAANADRGSLPPAAPHNPPEQRDCRPPRSSMGQCNCRKKRKDSQELTDVERAIETVINQFHCYAVKGQKEYLTPNEMRELVVQKLPHLGKCVGPLDEKIECMGDPDEAKLEFGEYWDMMGDAAKGCRRK, encoded by the exons ATGCCCGGTGTGCGCGGTGCCTGCTGCCCAGTGAGTGGTGTCCGGTGCACAGTGCCCGGTGCGTGGTACCCAGTGCCCGGTGCATGGCACCCAGTGCTCGGTGCATGGTACCCAGTGCCCAGTGCATGGTACTCGGTGCATGGTGCGTGGTTCCTGGTGCATGGTACTCAATGCATGGTGCGTGGTTCCTGGTGCTCAGTGCATTGTACCCAATGCATGGTGCGTGGTTCCTGGTGCTCAGTGCATGGTACCCAATGCATGGTGCGTGGTTCCTGGTGCATGGTACCCAATGCATGGCACATATTACCCGGTGCTCAGTGCATGGTACCTGGTGCTCAGTGCATGGTACTCGGTGCAAGGTGCGTGGTTCCCGGTGCATGGTGCATGGTACCCAATGCATGGTGCGTGGTTCCCGGTGCTCAGTGCATGGTACCAGGTGCTCAGTTATGGTACCCGGTGCAAGGTGCGCGGTCCCCCGTGCCCGTTCCCACGCGGCGCTGCGTGGCCGTGCCGGATGGGGAGCGCTCGGTGTGGCTGCGCAGGAGGCGTTTCCCAGCCCCACGCTGGCCAGGGGCCAGGCTCCCAAATGAGCCTCCTTGCACCACACCGCGCTGGGAGCTCCCACTCACACCTCCCTGGTATAAAACCCCGCAGCAGCGCAGCGCGCGCACAGCCGGGACAGCCCTCGCAGCAGGTAAGTGGCCCGGCCCAAGCGGGGGGTTTCCCCATGCCCAGGGGTCCTCCACCCCCCCGCTCCCACGCTCGGCTCTGCCACGACTTGCAGGGACGCTCCCACCCCCGGGACGTGTCCCGGCAGCTCGGCGCATCCCAGGGCGTCTTCCTCGCCCCGACGCTGAAGGAGGGGAACGCTCCCCTGCAGCCAACGCTGATCGCGGCTCTCTCCCCCCGGCAGCGCCCCACAACCCCCCCGAGCAGAGGGACTGCAGACCCCCCAGGAGCAGCATGGGCCAGTGCAACTGCCGCAAGAAGCGCAAG GACAGCCAGGAGCTCACCGACGTGGAGCGCGCCATCGAGACCGTCATCAACCAGTTCCACTGCTACGCTGTGAAAGGGCAGAAGGAGTACCTGACCCCCAACGAGATGCGGGAGCTGGTGGTGCAGAAGCTGCCCCACTTGGGGAAG TGCGTTGGACCCCTGGATGAGAAGATCGAGTGCATGGGAGACCCCGACGAGGCCAAGCTGGAATTTGGGGAGTACTGGGACATGATGGGGGATGCGGccaagggctgcaggaggaagtaG
- the S100A1 gene encoding protein S100-A1 isoform X3 yields the protein MASQLEGAMETLINVFHHYSGKEGDKYKLSKKELKELLQSELGCFLETQKDTGAVEKIMQDLDENGDGEVDFQEYVVLVAALTVACNTFFWENA from the exons ATGGCGTCGCAGCTGGAAGGGGCCATGGAGACGCTCATCAATGTCTTCCATCACTACTCGGGCAAAGAGGGGGACAAGTACAAGCTGAGCAagaaggagctgaaggagctgctgcagagcgaGCTGGGCTGCTTCCTGGAG ACCCAGAAGGACACAGGGGCTGTGGAGAAGATCATGCAGGACCTGGACGAGAACGGCGACGGGGAGGTGGACTTCCAGGAGTACGTGGTTCTGGTGGCTGCCCTCACCGTGGCCTGCAACACCTTCTTCTGGGAGAACGCCTGA
- the CHTOP gene encoding chromatin target of PRMT1 protein isoform X3, giving the protein MAAQSAPKVVLKSTTKMSLNERFTNMLKNKQPMPVNIRATMQQQQQLASARNRRLAQQMENRPSVQAALKLKQVAA; this is encoded by the exons ATGGCTGCACAGTCAGCACCGAAGGTTGTGCTAAAGAGCACCACCAAGATGTCTCTGAACGAGCG CTTCACTAACATGCTGAAGAACAAACAGCCGATGCCAGTGAATATTCGGGCtaccatgcagcagcagcagcagctagcCAGTGCCAGAAACAGAAGACTGGCCCAGCAGATGGAGAACAGACCTTCTGTGCAGGCTGCTCTGAAGCTCAAGCAG GTTGCTGCATGA
- the S100A1 gene encoding protein S100-A1 isoform X2 has product MLLDVLQVWGEQWGRRDVPTSQPQRSQRGASQRCQPGCPAPVSDPPGGRGPGAYLTSPGSPAQHSVRRGAQVPPAAGAMASQLEGAMETLINVFHHYSGKEGDKYKLSKKELKELLQSELGCFLETQKDTGAVEKIMQDLDENGDGEVDFQEYVVLVAALTVACNTFFWENA; this is encoded by the exons ATGCTCCTCGACGTCCTCCAGGTGTGGGGTGAGCAGTGGGGCCGGAGGGACgtccccacatcccagccccagcGAAGTCAGCGCGGGGCGTCCCAGCGGTGCCAGCCCGGCTGTCCAGCCCCGGTATCGGATCCTCCCGGAGGGAGGGGGCCTGGAGCTTATTTAACATCCCcgggcagcccagcccagcattCGGTGCGGCGGGGAGCTCAG GTGCCTCCCGCAGCCGGGGCCATGGCGTCGCAGCTGGAAGGGGCCATGGAGACGCTCATCAATGTCTTCCATCACTACTCGGGCAAAGAGGGGGACAAGTACAAGCTGAGCAagaaggagctgaaggagctgctgcagagcgaGCTGGGCTGCTTCCTGGAG ACCCAGAAGGACACAGGGGCTGTGGAGAAGATCATGCAGGACCTGGACGAGAACGGCGACGGGGAGGTGGACTTCCAGGAGTACGTGGTTCTGGTGGCTGCCCTCACCGTGGCCTGCAACACCTTCTTCTGGGAGAACGCCTGA